A genomic stretch from Leptodactylus fuscus isolate aLepFus1 chromosome 10, aLepFus1.hap2, whole genome shotgun sequence includes:
- the SLC16A12 gene encoding monocarboxylate transporter 12, whose protein sequence is MTKKTILHTAPPDGGWGWMIVAGCFLVTVCTRAVTRCISIFFVEFQVYFGQDYSRTAWIHSIVDCATMLCAPLGSYVSNHVSCQMGIMLGGLLASTGLVLSSFATSLEYLYLTLGVLTGVGFALCYSPAIAMVGKYFDKRKALAYGIAMSGSGIGTFILAPVVQLLIEQFSWRGALLILGGFVANLCVCGALMRPINLKEDFAHYSLKPEHNPNAANQSAIPSTKCSPLTLGCSHKSLCYCSQKEYSFLLKPNFIILAISFLFLAYGCSPPFVYLVPYALSVGVSHQQAAFLMSILGIIDIVGNITFGWLTDRRFLKKHRYICYLIAVALDGLSCLFLPILRCFELLVPFSVTFGYFDGAYVALIPVVTGDVVGTSSLSSALGVVFFLHAVPYLVSPPISGWLVDTTGNYTTAFLLSGFSMIFCALLLAFAKLIKKLKPKKVTMTVPTSDTRQEIWTNGDLTTPTTEDCNHREV, encoded by the exons ATGACGAAGAAGACGATTCTGCACACGGCCCCACCTGATGGCGGCTGGGGGTGGATGATTGTGGCCGGCTGCTTTCTTGTTACCGTCTGCACTCGAGCTGTCACAAG ATGTATCTCAATATTCTTTGTTGAGTTCCAAGTATATTTTGGTCAAGATTATTCTAGAACAGCTTGGATACATTCCATTGTTGACTGTGCTACAATGCTATGTG CTCCTCTCGGAAGTTATGTGAGTAACCATGTCTCTTGTCAAATGGGAATCATGCTTGGTGGTCTTCTTGCTTCCACGGGACTTGTCCTAAGTTCATTTGCAACAAGCCTGGAGTATCTCTACCTCACCCTAGGAGTCCTCACAG GTGTTGGATTTGCACTTTGTTACAGTCCGGCCATCGCCATGGTGGGAAAGTACTTTGACAAGAGGAAAGCCTTGGCTTATGGCATTGCCATGTCTGGGAGTGGGATTGGCACCTTTATATTGGCCCCCGTGGTACAGTTGCTTATTGAACAGTTTTCCTGGCGTGGAGCGTTACTCATCCTTGGCGGCTTTGTCGCTAATCTTTGCGTCTGCGGTGCTTTAATGAGACCTATAAACCTAAAGGAGGACTTTGCACATTATTCACTAAAGCCGGAGCATAACCCGAATGCTGCAAACCAAAGCGCCATTCCTTCTACCAAATGTTCACCTCTGACCCTGGGCTGCAGTCACAAGAGTCTCTGCTACTGTTCTCAGAAGGAGTACAGCTTTCTGCTCAAACCAAACTTCATCATTCTTGCCATATCGTTCTTATTCCTAGCCTATGGGTGCAGTCCTCCATTTGTCTACCTTGTGCCTTATGCCCTGAGTGTTGGGGTGAGCCACCAACAAGCGGCTTTCCTGATGTCTATACTGGGCATCATAGACATTGTTGGTAACATCACCTTTGGATGGTTGACGGACAGAAG GTTTCTGAAGAAGCACCGATACATATGCTACCTCATAGCCGTGGCTCTGGACGGTCTGAGCTGCCTCTTCCTTCCGATTCTTAGGTGCTTTGAACTCCTTGTGCCTTTCTCTGTTACATTTGGTTACTTTGATGGAGCCTATGTTGCCCTGATTCCTGTTGTGACTGGAGACGTTGTAGGTACATCCAGCTTATCGTCTGCCCTTGGTGTGGTCTTCTTTCTCCATGCAGTGCCATACCTGGTCAGCCCACCGATATCAG GTTGGTTGGTGGACACAACTGGAAACTATACAACAGCATTCCTTTTAAGTGGGTTCTCTATGATATTTTGTGCCCTTTTATTAGCCTTTGCCAAACTGATAAAAAAGTTAAAGCCGAAAAAGGTGACAATGACTGTTCCCACATCTGACACCAGGCAAGAGATCTGGACTAATGGAGATCTAACCACCCCAACCACTGAAGACTGTAACCACAGGGAGGTTTAG
- the LOC142183152 gene encoding interferon-induced protein with tetratricopeptide repeats 5-like, protein MSEVLKNSLKSRLMKMKCHFTWNLFDTEMDIEKVEDRLYDQIQFLAAVHKYRMYNLLAFTNHLKGNYEEAIQYLRKAEEQINEMESDNTEAKNAIIYANYSWIFYHKNQIINGLRYAKKVREIYKALECHDKLNVLLFETYSEQGFSLLTFHGRHSDRAKECFQRALELDPENVELNSSYAISVYKLEGYNCLKKPLDESFLLLQHALKLNPKDTVVKVLLGLKYQDLNESKKGLALIEEALRETPDFPYLLRYVAKFYRREGMTNEAIIVLSEATRTNPTSSHLHHQLAMCYKKKIMALKECAKRSKLHLESTKNYTEEIADAVSRAIFHLEKAVEYKKTFVIAYIALACMYGRAKQYLKAEEIFQKVLNMDNVTEEEKQELHLVWGQHELCRRNSETEAVRHFKEVIKIRCLTVFRRYALQHCKSLAKEIISRNALDKAGLELLDFVHQDDQENIND, encoded by the exons ATGAG TGAAGTATTAAAGAATTCACTGAAGAGTCGTTTGATGAAAATGAAATGTCATTTTACCTGGAATCTGTTTGATACGGAAATGGACATTGAAAAAGTTGAAGACAGACTTTATGACCAGATTCAGTTTTTAGCAGCTGTACACAAATACCGGATGTACAACCTCCTGGCCTTCACAAATCACCTCAAAGGAAACTATGAGGAAGCTATTCAGTATCTGCGGAAAGCAGAAGAGCAAATCAACGAAATGGAGTCCGATAACACAGAAGCTAAAAACGCCATAATATATGCCAATTATTCTTGGATTTTCTACCACAAAAACCAAATTATCAATGGTTTAAGGTATGCTAAGAAGGTGCGGGAAATATATAAGGCACTAGAATGCCATGATAAACTGAATGTTCTGCTTTTCGAAACGTACAGTGAGCAAGGATTTTCTCTCTTAACTTTCCATGGAAGACATAGTGACAGAGCGAAGGAATGTTTTCAAAGAGCTTTAGAGCTAGATCCAGAAAACGTAGAGCTGAACTCAAGCTATGCCATCTCTGTGTATAAACTTGAAGGCTATAACTGTCTTAAAAAACCATTGGATGAATCTTTTCTTCTCTTGCAACATGCTTTAAAATTAAACCCAAAAGACACCGTGGTGAAAGTCCTTCTCGGTCTAAAATATCAAGATCTGAACGAATCCAAAAAAGGACTTGCGCTCATAGAGGAGGCTCTACGAGAAACCCCAGATTTTCCATATCTTCTTCGCTATGTTGCAAAATTTTACAGGAGAGAAGGTATGACCAATGAAGCCATTATAGTCCTCAGTGAAGCCACTCGTACAAACCCTACCTCTAGCCATCTTCATCACCAACTTGccatgtgttacaagaaaaaaaTTATGGCACTAAAGGAATGTGCAAAAAGATCAAAGTTACATTTAGAGTCCACCAAGAATTATACTGAAGAAATTGCAGATGCAGTGTCCAGAGCAATATTTCACCTGGAAAAGGCCGTGGAGTATAAGAAAACCTTTGTGATTGCTTACATAGCTCTAGCGTGCATGTACGGGAGAGCCAAACAATACCTAAAGGCAGAGGAAATATTTCAGAAAGTCCTGAACATGGACAATGTCACAGAAGAAGAGAAACAGGAGCTTCATTTGGTTTGGGGTCAACATGAACTCTGTAGAAGAAATAGCGAAACAGAGGCAGTCAGACACTTCAAGGAAGTCATCAAGATAAGATGCCTCACTGTCTTCAGGAGATACGCCTTGCAGCACTGCAAGAGTCTTGCCAAAGAAATTATTTCTAGGAACGCATTAGACAAAGCTGGTTTAGAATTGCTGGACTTTGTCCATCAAGATGATCAGGAGAACATTAATGACTAG